From one Paenibacillus terrae HPL-003 genomic stretch:
- a CDS encoding M3 family oligoendopeptidase has product MKTPLKQTWDLESIFSGGSSSTSFKAFLEELESKVQQLQSQLKSAKVPQTVLDTERLDSVLSAMQELFNGASQAGSFVSCLTAQNQHDKQAVELGARINTLYAQGKSVLVSFQNLLAQTSEDIWQKWMEREAIKPISFVLNEYRNEAREKMAPELESLALDLAVDGYHGWGDFYDTIVKNMTIPVPVNGEIVNLSVGQAANKLDEPDRSVRQEVFTRWEEAWTKVEDYCADTLNHLAGFRLKLYENRGWTDVLKEPLEISRMSAQTLDTMWQVINETKPVLVKYLERKAKLLGLEKLSWHDVEAPLGTSTTKIPYDDAAVTIVKQFGKFSPRMADFAQMAFEKSWIEAEDRPGKRPGGFCTSLRLSKETRIFMTYAGSPSNVSTLAHELGHGYHQHVMNELHPLNQNYAMNVAETASTLAELIVSDALLEAAEGQEKVALLEDKIQRGVAFFMNIHARFLFETRFYELRKKGVVGAQQLGELMEQAQREAFSGVLDEAHPHFWASKLHFYITGTPFYNFPYTFGYMFSAGIYAFAKKNSDGFADQYDALLRDTGRMTVEELASKHLGTDLTQADFWRNAAQVTVQDIEQFLQMTE; this is encoded by the coding sequence ATGAAAACACCATTGAAGCAAACATGGGATTTGGAATCCATATTTAGTGGGGGGTCTTCCTCCACCTCATTTAAAGCATTTTTGGAGGAACTGGAGAGCAAGGTCCAACAATTGCAGTCCCAGCTTAAATCAGCCAAAGTACCGCAAACGGTCTTGGATACCGAGCGTCTGGATAGTGTGCTGAGTGCTATGCAAGAGCTGTTTAACGGAGCATCGCAAGCAGGTTCTTTTGTTTCCTGTCTGACTGCTCAGAACCAACATGACAAGCAGGCTGTTGAACTGGGCGCACGCATAAATACGCTGTATGCACAGGGGAAAAGTGTTTTGGTTTCATTCCAGAACTTGCTGGCACAAACGAGTGAAGACATTTGGCAGAAGTGGATGGAACGGGAAGCGATTAAGCCGATCTCTTTTGTCCTGAATGAATACCGGAACGAGGCTCGTGAGAAAATGGCACCTGAGCTGGAAAGTCTGGCATTGGATTTGGCTGTGGACGGCTACCACGGTTGGGGTGATTTTTATGACACGATTGTCAAAAATATGACGATCCCTGTTCCAGTGAATGGAGAAATCGTAAATCTGTCCGTAGGGCAGGCTGCCAACAAGCTGGATGAGCCGGATCGTAGTGTGCGTCAAGAAGTGTTCACACGTTGGGAAGAAGCATGGACCAAGGTTGAGGACTATTGTGCGGATACACTTAATCATCTGGCAGGCTTCCGCCTCAAGCTGTATGAAAACCGGGGCTGGACTGACGTGCTCAAGGAGCCGCTGGAAATCAGCCGCATGTCGGCACAGACGCTGGATACAATGTGGCAGGTCATTAATGAAACGAAGCCTGTACTGGTTAAATATCTGGAGCGAAAGGCGAAACTACTGGGCTTGGAGAAACTGTCGTGGCATGACGTTGAGGCCCCATTGGGAACGTCTACTACTAAAATCCCATACGACGATGCAGCCGTAACGATTGTTAAGCAATTCGGTAAATTCAGTCCAAGAATGGCTGATTTTGCTCAAATGGCTTTTGAGAAAAGCTGGATTGAAGCAGAAGATCGTCCAGGCAAACGTCCTGGTGGATTCTGTACTTCCCTTCGTCTTAGCAAAGAGACCCGTATTTTCATGACCTACGCCGGATCGCCTTCCAACGTTTCGACACTGGCCCATGAGCTTGGACACGGTTATCATCAGCATGTGATGAATGAATTGCACCCATTGAATCAAAATTATGCGATGAATGTGGCCGAGACGGCTTCGACGTTGGCAGAGCTGATTGTATCGGATGCTTTGCTGGAGGCTGCGGAGGGGCAGGAAAAGGTGGCTTTGCTGGAGGATAAAATTCAGCGCGGCGTAGCCTTTTTCATGAATATCCATGCCCGCTTCCTATTTGAAACCCGTTTTTATGAGCTGCGGAAAAAAGGGGTCGTAGGAGCGCAACAACTGGGAGAATTGATGGAGCAAGCACAGCGTGAAGCGTTCAGCGGTGTTTTAGATGAGGCTCATCCTCATTTTTGGGCATCCAAGCTGCATTTCTATATCACGGGTACTCCATTCTACAACTTCCCATATACGTTTGGGTACATGTTCAGTGCTGGAATTTACGCCTTTGCGAAGAAAAATTCCGATGGCTTCGCCGATCAATATGATGCCTTGCTGCGTGATACGGGTCGCATGACTGTGGAAGAATTGGCCTCCAAGCATCTGGGGACCGATTTAACACAGGCTGACTTCTGGCGTAATGCCGCGCAAGTCACAGTTCAGGATATTGAGCAATTTTTGCAAATGACGGAATAA
- a CDS encoding YycC family protein, with amino-acid sequence MRPLQISPETAVKLSEKLGIPLEHLMHTPQHILMQKLAELAKEETADPNGGESDKS; translated from the coding sequence ATGAGACCTTTACAAATTTCGCCGGAAACGGCTGTGAAATTATCCGAAAAGCTCGGCATTCCGCTGGAACATCTCATGCATACACCCCAGCATATTTTGATGCAAAAGCTGGCCGAATTGGCCAAAGAAGAAACCGCTGACCCGAACGGCGGTGAATCAGACAAATCATGA
- a CDS encoding DUF2225 domain-containing protein, whose amino-acid sequence MEIEPLYQIKISCPLCEEEFQTSRVRPSLKKAIRTDSDFCAYYKNENPDFYVVRVCPHCGFTSTEHSTVQLSDLQNKLFKDKIGNRWQSREYGGHRKWEEALETYKLGLLCAQVIGEKERVIASLLQHIAWMYRYQGNEEQELRFLKFSLDSYIRVYELEGVGANNAKLLYLIGELHRRTGNFNEAVRWFSRVINDKKIVDAAMIRASREQWAVLREQMLAKDIQLPEEMQDASSS is encoded by the coding sequence TTGGAAATTGAACCGTTATATCAGATTAAAATCTCTTGTCCGCTTTGTGAAGAAGAATTTCAGACATCTCGTGTCAGACCGAGCCTAAAGAAGGCAATTCGTACGGATTCAGACTTCTGTGCGTATTACAAGAATGAAAATCCCGATTTTTATGTCGTACGAGTTTGTCCTCATTGCGGATTTACCTCGACAGAGCATTCTACCGTTCAGTTAAGCGATCTGCAGAACAAGCTGTTTAAGGACAAAATTGGTAATCGGTGGCAATCCCGCGAATATGGCGGACATCGCAAATGGGAAGAGGCATTGGAAACGTACAAGCTGGGTTTACTGTGTGCGCAGGTCATCGGCGAAAAGGAACGGGTGATAGCCAGCCTGTTACAGCATATCGCGTGGATGTACCGATATCAGGGGAACGAGGAGCAGGAGCTTCGGTTTCTAAAGTTTAGTCTGGACTCCTATATTCGGGTCTATGAGCTGGAGGGTGTCGGGGCGAATAACGCCAAGCTTCTCTATCTGATTGGAGAATTGCATCGACGTACAGGCAACTTTAACGAAGCGGTTCGCTGGTTTTCACGTGTCATTAATGACAAGAAAATTGTGGATGCGGCTATGATCCGTGCTTCCCGTGAACAATGGGCTGTATTGAGAGAGCAAATGCTGGCTAAGGATATTCAACTGCCAGAGGAAATGCAGGACGCAAGCTCCTCCTGA
- the ylbJ gene encoding sporulation integral membrane protein YlbJ gives MPLFRRYSLPLLILMLLFLFILMATHPQSSLNAGLRGLAIWWDVLFPSLFPFFVISELLLGFGIVHFIGTLLDPLMQPLFRVPGCGGFVAAVSCASGYPIGAKLTAKLWEQKWITRIEGERLVAFTTSSDPIFLIGAVSVGFFHQPEIAVVLGAAHYGGVLIIGLLMRFHGSCSGGADTHDNRPQPTAIAAGHTGQPTPASLAVAPNAKLDTSSAQRRGRLRQALFAMHTARLEDGRPFGELLRQAIASSLRLIIVVGGLVVFFCVILEALTNSGLMSGLRLLTASLLSAWGLPPTLTDSIVGGIFEVTLGAQAAGEATGAALPFKVAAAAFVLSWGGLSVHAQVASILNTTNLRYLPFLLARAAHGIISALLALVLWRPLMGQGSSPVFFPIQVITWSPGFSSTVLWQSLLFLTGLLIAMLCLSWLSAGTSRLFARLRGAFRE, from the coding sequence ATGCCGCTGTTCCGCCGTTACTCGCTCCCTTTGCTCATTCTTATGCTGCTATTCCTATTTATACTTATGGCGACGCACCCGCAATCTTCTCTAAATGCCGGACTTCGTGGTCTAGCCATTTGGTGGGACGTGCTGTTTCCGTCTTTATTCCCGTTTTTCGTTATTTCCGAGCTGCTGCTCGGTTTTGGCATCGTTCATTTTATAGGTACACTGCTGGACCCGCTCATGCAGCCTTTGTTCCGTGTACCCGGTTGCGGAGGCTTTGTCGCTGCTGTCAGTTGTGCATCCGGCTACCCGATTGGAGCCAAATTAACGGCCAAGCTGTGGGAGCAAAAATGGATCACCCGCATCGAAGGAGAACGGCTGGTCGCCTTTACAACTTCCTCTGATCCGATATTTCTGATCGGTGCCGTTTCCGTCGGCTTCTTCCATCAACCTGAAATTGCAGTCGTGCTGGGCGCTGCCCATTATGGTGGCGTCCTGATCATTGGCCTGCTCATGCGCTTTCACGGTTCCTGTTCGGGGGGTGCTGATACTCACGACAACCGTCCCCAGCCTACTGCAATCGCAGCAGGCCACACCGGGCAGCCTACACCCGCGTCCCTCGCTGTCGCTCCAAATGCCAAATTAGATACGTCCTCTGCACAACGACGCGGACGACTGCGCCAAGCGTTATTTGCTATGCATACAGCACGCTTGGAAGATGGCCGTCCGTTTGGCGAGCTGCTCCGTCAAGCCATTGCTTCCTCCCTCCGTCTTATTATTGTCGTAGGAGGACTGGTTGTATTCTTCTGCGTCATTCTGGAAGCTTTGACGAACTCCGGTTTAATGAGCGGGCTTCGTCTGCTTACAGCAAGCTTGTTGTCCGCCTGGGGCCTTCCTCCTACGTTAACAGATTCCATTGTAGGTGGTATTTTCGAAGTCACTTTAGGGGCACAAGCCGCTGGTGAAGCCACAGGAGCGGCTTTGCCATTCAAGGTGGCCGCAGCAGCCTTTGTCCTCTCCTGGGGCGGATTATCGGTTCATGCTCAGGTCGCGAGCATTTTGAATACGACCAATCTCCGGTACCTGCCGTTTTTGCTGGCTCGCGCTGCGCACGGCATCATCTCTGCTCTGCTGGCTCTCGTGCTATGGCGTCCGCTCATGGGTCAGGGAAGCTCGCCGGTCTTTTTTCCGATACAAGTTATCACCTGGTCTCCCGGCTTCTCATCCACTGTGCTGTGGCAAAGCCTGCTATTCCTTACCGGCCTGCTGATAGCAATGCTCTGTCTCTCTTGGCTGAGTGCAGGCACAAGCCGCTTATTCGCACGTCTGAGGGGAGCGTTCAGGGAATGA
- a CDS encoding NAD kinase: MRYYVLDRGDQHSMDLSQQFHRLAQEKNFKLDAESPEIVVSIGGDGTMLHAFHTFIDRLSDIAFVGVHTGHLGFYADWRADELEELIHLMSQSGSEGPLKPRIVKYPLIELEIHKKSGNASFIALNEFTLKGVDGTVVAQVDINDVTFEMFRGDGICVSTPSGTTAYNKALGGAMVHPTIEALQLTEIASINNRVYRTLGSPLLLPKHHHCDIFSRKDQRLLLTVDHLNFPVDDLISVRCQVSSHKVSFARYRPFPFWDRVRIAFLN; this comes from the coding sequence TTGAGATATTATGTTCTGGATCGCGGGGATCAGCACTCCATGGACTTGAGTCAGCAGTTTCACCGTCTTGCCCAAGAAAAGAATTTCAAGTTGGATGCCGAATCGCCGGAAATCGTCGTGTCTATTGGAGGCGACGGTACTATGCTGCATGCGTTTCATACCTTCATCGACCGACTTTCGGATATAGCCTTTGTTGGTGTACATACCGGTCATCTTGGCTTTTATGCCGATTGGCGTGCGGACGAGCTGGAGGAGCTAATCCACCTGATGAGCCAAAGCGGATCTGAGGGACCCCTTAAACCGAGAATTGTCAAGTATCCATTGATCGAGCTGGAGATTCACAAGAAGTCGGGAAATGCTTCTTTTATTGCGTTGAATGAATTTACGTTAAAAGGGGTCGATGGCACTGTCGTTGCACAAGTGGATATTAACGATGTCACTTTCGAAATGTTCCGTGGAGACGGAATATGCGTTTCTACCCCTTCAGGTACGACTGCCTATAACAAAGCACTCGGCGGAGCAATGGTTCACCCCACCATTGAAGCATTGCAATTAACCGAGATCGCTTCCATTAACAACCGGGTGTATCGGACACTTGGATCGCCATTGTTGCTGCCCAAGCACCATCATTGTGATATTTTTTCGAGAAAAGATCAGCGTCTTCTGTTGACGGTAGATCATCTGAACTTCCCTGTGGATGATTTGATTTCTGTTCGTTGTCAGGTCTCCAGTCACAAGGTCAGCTTTGCTCGTTATCGTCCCTTTCCATTTTGGGATCGGGTACGCATTGCCTTTCTTAATTAA
- a CDS encoding YutD-like domain-containing protein yields MFYIGGKNYEVLQDHKNGWNPEAFRDRYSEVLERYDYIIGDWGYNQLRLKGFYRDGHPKANKDTSIAVLDDYINEYCNFGCAYFVLLKSRENLNKNENNDESVLPDSQQLAEPHVEQAETVEAGEPQEVLQRADGEEREWPEQQRESRETEELRVEQPREAQEIRESRELQRREPREVQEPRERQPREFRESRPSREGREGNRQREPREARDSRPPREPREAKDGRISGEGQQAREPRKQRNQPGNFDKKESRGPRYERQPKENREGRQARVLRDSGDQRQAQPAAKAERAEGSKKNKTFTAPQQNGS; encoded by the coding sequence TTGTTTTATATCGGTGGTAAAAACTATGAAGTGTTGCAGGATCACAAGAACGGGTGGAATCCCGAAGCTTTTCGTGACCGGTATAGTGAAGTGCTGGAGCGCTATGATTATATTATTGGTGATTGGGGTTACAACCAGCTGCGTCTAAAGGGTTTTTACCGTGACGGGCATCCCAAGGCAAACAAAGATACATCCATAGCGGTACTGGACGATTACATTAATGAATACTGTAATTTCGGCTGTGCTTATTTTGTGTTGCTGAAGAGCCGTGAAAACCTGAACAAGAATGAAAACAATGATGAATCCGTTTTGCCGGATAGCCAACAGCTGGCAGAACCTCATGTGGAACAAGCGGAAACGGTAGAGGCCGGAGAGCCGCAAGAAGTGTTGCAACGCGCAGACGGAGAAGAACGGGAGTGGCCGGAGCAACAGCGCGAGTCCAGAGAAACCGAGGAGCTGCGGGTGGAGCAGCCGCGTGAAGCTCAGGAAATTCGGGAGTCACGGGAGCTACAACGACGGGAACCAAGGGAAGTCCAGGAACCGCGTGAGCGACAGCCACGGGAATTCCGTGAAAGTCGTCCGTCCAGAGAAGGACGTGAAGGAAATCGGCAACGTGAACCACGGGAAGCACGTGATTCGCGTCCGCCGAGAGAACCGCGTGAGGCGAAGGACGGACGAATTTCCGGTGAAGGACAGCAAGCCCGGGAACCACGGAAACAGCGCAATCAGCCAGGGAATTTCGATAAAAAGGAATCCCGCGGCCCTCGATATGAGCGTCAACCGAAGGAAAACCGGGAGGGACGGCAAGCCCGCGTCTTACGTGATTCCGGAGACCAGCGTCAGGCGCAGCCAGCTGCCAAAGCCGAAAGAGCTGAGGGAAGCAAAAAGAATAAAACATTCACAGCCCCACAACAAAACGGTTCCTGA
- the lipA gene encoding lipoyl synthase yields MSRKVKEAKPDWIRIKLTTGDNYQEIKDMMRSKTLHTVCEEARCPNIYECWANRTATFMILGDICTRACRFCAVNTGMPTELDLQEPERVAEAAENMNLKHCVVTSVARDDLKDGGATIFAETVRAIRRRVPFCSVEVLIPDFMGDIESLRIVMDAKPDILNHNIETVERMSDKVRAKAKYRRSLELLQRAKQLNPSIPTKSSIMLGVGEEWDEILQAMDDLRKIDCDILTIGQYLQPSEKHLYVQKYYPPEDFAKLKEEGLQRGFSHVESGPMVRSSYQAHEQVKSAAQHKEESALSQA; encoded by the coding sequence TTGTCTAGAAAAGTGAAGGAAGCCAAGCCCGACTGGATTCGTATTAAACTCACGACAGGCGATAATTATCAGGAAATCAAGGACATGATGCGTTCCAAGACATTACATACCGTATGTGAGGAGGCGCGATGCCCTAATATATATGAATGCTGGGCCAACAGGACAGCTACATTTATGATTTTGGGTGATATTTGTACGCGTGCGTGCCGTTTTTGCGCAGTGAATACGGGTATGCCTACGGAACTGGACTTACAGGAGCCTGAACGCGTCGCGGAAGCGGCTGAGAACATGAACTTGAAACACTGTGTCGTAACCAGTGTGGCTCGTGACGATTTGAAAGATGGGGGCGCCACTATATTTGCAGAAACGGTTAGGGCCATTCGCCGCCGAGTACCTTTTTGCAGCGTAGAAGTGTTGATTCCCGATTTTATGGGTGATATCGAATCGCTACGTATTGTCATGGATGCCAAGCCAGATATTTTGAATCATAATATTGAAACGGTGGAGCGGATGTCCGATAAAGTTCGGGCCAAAGCCAAATACCGTCGCTCCCTGGAGCTGCTCCAACGTGCGAAGCAATTGAATCCATCCATTCCGACCAAATCAAGCATCATGCTGGGTGTCGGAGAAGAGTGGGACGAGATCTTGCAAGCCATGGATGATCTTCGTAAAATTGATTGTGATATTTTGACAATTGGACAATATTTGCAACCGTCCGAGAAGCATTTGTATGTGCAAAAATATTATCCACCGGAAGATTTTGCGAAGTTAAAGGAAGAGGGATTACAGCGGGGATTCAGCCACGTCGAATCCGGTCCGATGGTCCGCAGCTCCTACCAAGCGCATGAGCAGGTGAAGTCCGCCGCTCAGCATAAGGAAGAAAGCGCCCTTTCGCAGGCTTGA
- a CDS encoding M23 family metallopeptidase, translating to MPYPKRTARTVRLLPLLLCATTLTLACPLPAQAFAKPLQTSSQSIQTTNAATPNSRSSSYTSRLALYRSVEALTGIPWYRLAAIDQYERTLTIAHPKDRKHAERDTGIFVTGPVWSGLMNPDPEDRHPRSISFFSGMGQDGSGDGVADRDNDRDLLFSIASYLGKYGSTEDEFSIAVWEYYHNSRAVQRVQQFAKLYRTYGKLELNKQAFPLPLGSIYSYRSTWGSRRSWGGYRIHEGTDLFAGYGVPVRSTCYGVVEMKGWNPFGGWRIGIRDLSNRYHYYAHLSGFDKTVHNGDIVTPGQTVGWVGSSGYGKPGTQGKFPPHLHYGIYRDNGWMDWSFDPYPLLRQWEQTEHKALKTGKIKGTSS from the coding sequence GTGCCTTACCCTAAACGTACAGCCCGCACTGTTCGCCTGTTGCCGCTACTGTTATGTGCTACTACACTGACACTGGCCTGTCCGCTTCCTGCTCAGGCCTTTGCCAAACCGTTACAAACCTCATCCCAAAGCATCCAGACAACAAATGCTGCTACTCCAAATTCCCGGTCATCATCATATACGTCCAGGCTTGCCCTATATCGTTCCGTCGAAGCCTTGACAGGGATTCCCTGGTACAGGCTGGCCGCTATCGACCAGTATGAACGCACACTTACGATTGCACATCCCAAAGATCGCAAGCATGCGGAGCGAGACACAGGTATATTTGTCACCGGTCCCGTCTGGTCCGGTTTGATGAACCCTGATCCTGAGGATCGGCATCCACGTTCCATTTCTTTTTTTTCCGGAATGGGACAGGACGGTTCGGGTGACGGAGTTGCTGACCGAGATAATGACAGGGACTTGCTGTTCAGCATCGCCTCTTATCTCGGCAAATACGGAAGCACAGAGGATGAGTTTTCCATTGCGGTATGGGAATATTACCACAACAGCCGCGCGGTTCAAAGGGTACAGCAGTTTGCCAAGCTGTATCGGACATATGGAAAGTTGGAGCTTAACAAGCAAGCCTTCCCGCTTCCCTTGGGCAGCATTTATAGCTATCGCAGCACTTGGGGCAGTCGTCGGAGCTGGGGCGGTTACCGCATTCATGAAGGAACAGACCTATTCGCTGGCTATGGCGTTCCGGTTCGCAGTACCTGCTACGGCGTAGTGGAAATGAAAGGCTGGAATCCGTTCGGTGGATGGCGAATCGGGATTCGGGATCTCAGCAACCGCTATCACTACTATGCGCACCTCTCTGGCTTTGACAAAACCGTTCACAACGGAGACATTGTTACGCCCGGTCAGACGGTTGGCTGGGTCGGAAGCTCGGGCTACGGGAAGCCCGGTACCCAGGGTAAATTCCCACCACATCTGCACTATGGCATATACCGGGACAACGGCTGGATGGACTGGTCCTTTGACCCGTATCCGTTATTAAGACAATGGGAGCAAACAGAGCACAAAGCGCTCAAGACTGGCAAAATAAAAGGGACCTCCTCATAA
- the yunB gene encoding sporulation protein YunB — protein sequence MKRRPHWHSRPNRGLQGRRRIWLLVGLILLVGIVQVASYVEQHLKPPMMHLAKVRVKQMATEAINSAITAQVEQGETADDLIEWRTDAQGRTSGFVLNYAEHMRITSDTLKAVKATMDSMSHFDESVPIGQALGSPLLAAYGPKVPLKVEPHGAIKVDLNTRQQDAGINMILVEVYIRITTEVSVVIPFEMQPQIVETEIPVSYLLVVGNVPMYYYDNQGKPVGKNEAIAPNLALPPHSIERGAADESTTVSPTP from the coding sequence ATGAAGAGAAGACCGCATTGGCATAGCAGGCCCAACAGAGGGCTACAGGGAAGACGCAGAATATGGCTCCTTGTAGGGCTGATACTGCTGGTTGGAATCGTACAGGTTGCCTCTTATGTGGAGCAGCATTTGAAGCCACCTATGATGCATTTGGCAAAAGTGCGGGTCAAGCAAATGGCGACGGAGGCCATTAATTCAGCGATTACGGCTCAGGTAGAGCAAGGGGAGACCGCTGATGATCTGATCGAATGGAGAACGGATGCGCAAGGGAGAACCTCCGGCTTTGTTCTGAACTATGCGGAGCATATGAGAATAACCTCGGATACGCTCAAGGCAGTCAAGGCAACGATGGACAGCATGAGCCATTTTGATGAGAGTGTTCCAATCGGCCAGGCATTAGGCAGTCCGCTGTTGGCAGCCTATGGCCCGAAGGTTCCACTGAAGGTGGAGCCGCATGGAGCTATCAAAGTAGATTTAAATACACGCCAGCAGGATGCAGGGATCAACATGATTTTGGTGGAAGTGTATATTCGGATTACGACGGAGGTGTCCGTCGTGATTCCTTTTGAAATGCAGCCTCAGATTGTGGAGACGGAAATTCCAGTGTCTTATTTGCTCGTGGTGGGCAATGTCCCGATGTACTACTATGATAATCAGGGTAAGCCTGTCGGTAAAAATGAAGCCATCGCTCCTAATTTGGCGCTGCCACCCCATTCGATAGAGAGAGGCGCTGCGGATGAATCCACCACTGTATCTCCAACGCCATAA
- a CDS encoding aldo/keto reductase codes for MAEQVRIGRTDLYVKQIGLGANKVGGHNLFSGLNDETGKEVVRTALDNGINFLDTAFIYGPEHSERLIGEVLKERGKREEAVIATKGAHKFVNGEVVFDNSPSFLRESVESSLKRLQTDYIDLFYIHFPDEATPKAEAVGELKKLKDEGKIKAIGVSNFSIEQLKDANSDGYVDVLQSEYNLLQREAEKELLPYTKANGISFVPYFPLASGLLGGKYTKDTTFTDNRAKNPLFQREAFARNLDKVEQVRQIANALNAEVAHVVLAWYLTRDSIDALIPGAKGPEQVLENLKTLNVQLSQADIEKIDHIFK; via the coding sequence TTGGCAGAGCAAGTGCGTATTGGCAGAACAGATCTATATGTAAAACAAATCGGTTTGGGTGCAAATAAGGTGGGAGGACATAATCTTTTTTCCGGTTTGAACGATGAAACGGGCAAAGAAGTCGTTCGCACAGCTTTGGACAACGGCATCAATTTTCTGGATACGGCTTTTATTTATGGACCTGAGCACTCAGAGCGGTTGATCGGTGAGGTGCTAAAGGAGCGCGGCAAACGTGAGGAAGCCGTGATTGCGACCAAGGGGGCACACAAATTTGTGAACGGGGAGGTTGTTTTTGACAACTCGCCGTCTTTTTTGCGTGAATCCGTTGAATCCAGCCTGAAAAGATTGCAAACGGATTATATTGATTTGTTCTATATTCATTTTCCGGATGAAGCAACACCGAAGGCAGAAGCAGTCGGGGAGCTGAAAAAGCTTAAGGATGAGGGCAAAATCAAGGCCATTGGCGTATCTAACTTTTCCATTGAACAACTTAAGGATGCGAATAGTGACGGCTATGTAGATGTGCTTCAATCCGAATATAATTTGCTCCAACGGGAAGCGGAAAAGGAACTGCTGCCTTACACCAAGGCCAATGGCATTTCGTTTGTGCCTTATTTCCCGCTGGCTTCCGGATTGCTGGGAGGTAAGTATACGAAAGACACAACCTTCACGGACAACAGAGCGAAAAATCCATTATTCCAGAGAGAAGCATTTGCTCGTAATTTGGACAAAGTGGAGCAGGTACGGCAGATTGCCAATGCGTTGAATGCAGAGGTCGCTCATGTTGTGCTCGCATGGTATTTGACCCGTGATTCGATTGATGCCCTCATTCCAGGGGCGAAGGGGCCGGAGCAGGTGCTGGAGAATTTGAAAACGCTGAATGTTCAACTGAGTCAGGCGGATATTGAAAAGATTGACCATATTTTTAAATAA
- a CDS encoding DNA alkylation repair protein, producing MKTTIREQILSYVDPDFQKFTAALIPNIDNVLGVRLPVLRKLAQDIAKSDWRLYLETAESEHFEEVMLQGMVIGYVKADIEEVLGYVARFIPKIDNWSVCDSFCAGLKCTKNHKERVWDFIQPYLLSRKEYEIRFGVVMLLNFYIEEEYIIRVLQWMDQTHREDYYVQMAVAWAISICYIKLPEITMSYLKNNTLDDFTFNKALQKITESYRVDQETKTTIRSMKRKRK from the coding sequence GTGAAGACAACAATCAGAGAACAAATACTATCATATGTCGATCCAGATTTTCAGAAATTTACGGCGGCATTGATTCCGAATATTGATAATGTGCTGGGCGTACGTCTGCCGGTACTACGTAAGCTGGCGCAGGATATTGCCAAGAGCGATTGGCGTCTCTACCTTGAAACCGCTGAAAGTGAACATTTCGAAGAAGTAATGCTACAAGGTATGGTGATTGGCTATGTGAAAGCGGATATAGAGGAAGTTTTGGGCTACGTCGCCAGATTTATTCCTAAAATTGATAATTGGTCGGTTTGTGACAGCTTTTGCGCTGGATTAAAATGTACGAAAAATCATAAGGAACGGGTATGGGACTTTATCCAGCCGTATCTGTTATCCAGAAAAGAATATGAAATTCGGTTTGGAGTGGTTATGCTTCTGAATTTTTATATTGAGGAAGAGTATATCATCCGGGTACTGCAATGGATGGATCAAACCCACCGTGAGGATTATTATGTACAAATGGCTGTCGCGTGGGCCATATCTATCTGTTATATCAAGTTGCCTGAGATTACGATGAGTTACTTGAAAAACAATACACTGGATGATTTTACGTTCAACAAAGCTCTGCAAAAGATCACGGAATCATACCGGGTGGATCAGGAAACGAAAACAACCATTCGCAGTATGAAGCGAAAAAGAAAATAG